From the Micromonospora sediminicola genome, one window contains:
- a CDS encoding barstar family protein, which translates to MGGDAFLTRLGSPEAGPRWLLLGEVGFDSVYEDDVPLAACAEIEGLFTDLPQRPRERFTLVGCAPDGAFADLLNRLPAEALGTERAWLDDVAIMAPAPSKSMSPSWSGEYLGDVLVLGQRPSRVGPGFVDIDLDGLVHVYDRTDAVVRPGNVAQFVLLGGDETPYGTCRDVSGVFREQAPPLVPQVRLLGCRPEAPLLAALDAVGQSSKASLRRRRIRAEVHTIAADGSAHRVIDAVVSGTVESGEPSRFGGELLDVTVDSDPQEPLPTAVLDILTHWHHGPPAQKNMWSGYGRELRHQWAMVAAAHQSVAQDRPAGTTYDLDGRFVTDIEGFYCAVGEAINGPGGYFGCNLDAFDDCLRGRFGASTPFRLVWHDSTVARDHLVAGYDRRRLAPAATMEHLLGIFAEHDVEIDLR; encoded by the coding sequence ATGGGCGGTGACGCGTTCCTTACGCGGCTCGGTAGCCCGGAGGCGGGCCCGCGATGGCTGCTCCTCGGTGAGGTCGGCTTCGACAGCGTCTATGAGGACGATGTGCCGCTGGCGGCATGTGCGGAGATCGAAGGACTGTTCACCGACCTGCCTCAGCGACCGCGGGAACGGTTTACCCTCGTTGGCTGCGCTCCTGACGGCGCTTTCGCCGACCTGCTCAACCGGCTGCCCGCCGAGGCCCTCGGCACCGAACGGGCCTGGCTCGACGACGTCGCGATAATGGCGCCCGCGCCATCGAAGAGCATGTCGCCGTCCTGGTCGGGCGAGTACCTCGGTGACGTGCTCGTGCTCGGACAGCGGCCAAGCCGGGTGGGGCCCGGATTTGTGGACATCGACCTCGACGGGCTCGTCCACGTCTACGACCGCACGGATGCCGTGGTGCGTCCCGGCAACGTCGCCCAATTCGTCCTCCTGGGTGGGGACGAGACGCCGTACGGCACATGCCGCGACGTCAGCGGCGTGTTCCGCGAGCAGGCCCCACCGCTGGTGCCGCAGGTCCGGCTTCTCGGCTGCCGGCCGGAGGCGCCCTTGCTGGCCGCGCTCGACGCGGTTGGGCAGTCGAGCAAGGCCAGCCTGCGTCGCCGTCGCATCCGCGCTGAGGTGCACACGATCGCGGCCGACGGCTCGGCCCACCGGGTGATCGACGCCGTGGTGTCCGGAACAGTCGAGTCAGGCGAGCCGTCACGGTTCGGGGGCGAGCTCCTCGACGTGACCGTCGACAGCGACCCACAGGAACCGCTGCCCACGGCAGTCCTCGACATCCTCACGCACTGGCACCACGGGCCGCCCGCCCAGAAGAACATGTGGTCCGGCTACGGCCGAGAGTTGCGACACCAGTGGGCCATGGTCGCGGCCGCCCACCAGTCTGTTGCGCAGGACCGACCGGCCGGCACTACGTACGACCTCGACGGCCGGTTCGTCACGGACATCGAAGGGTTCTACTGCGCGGTCGGCGAGGCGATCAACGGCCCGGGCGGATACTTCGGCTGCAACCTCGACGCCTTCGACGACTGCCTTCGTGGAAGGTTCGGCGCATCGACGCCGTTCCGGCTGGTGTGGCACGACTCGACCGTCGCTCGTGACCACCTCGTCGCCGGCTACGACCGGCGACGACTCGCACCGGCGGCGACCATGGAGCACCTGCTCGGCATCTTCGCGGAACACGACGTCGAGATCGACCTGCGTTGA